The following are encoded together in the Panthera leo isolate Ple1 chromosome B4, P.leo_Ple1_pat1.1, whole genome shotgun sequence genome:
- the DDN gene encoding dendrin, translated as MLDGQLFSEGPDSPREPQDEESGSCLWVQKSKLLVIEVKTISCHYSRRAPPRQPMDFQASHWARGPQSRTCGPRSGSPEPPPRRPWASRVLQEATNWRAGPPAEARAREQEKRKAASQEREAKETERKRRKAGGARRSPLGRPRPEPRNAPRVAQPVGPSAPSRPERLGLAGRPPRPSAQPQSDPGAAWAGPWGGRRSGPPSYEAHLLLRGAAGTALRRRWDRPPPYVAPPSYEGPHRTLGSKRGPEPSQAPASAACAPTPARTEGGFTKKRLDPRIYRDVLGAWGLRQGRGLLGGSPGCGTARPRLESGKGAVEKSLGLASAGPNSGSDSHPQAKAAGSPSSETAPAGLAAATPSPPRPAPRSRPRLKGPGEGKESREQSWLPKCWIPSLKRQPPRHSQTLPRPWAPGGTGWRESLGHREGAGPETLEGWKGARRAHTLPRSSRGPARGEGVFVIDATCVVIRSQYVPTPRTQHVQLLPNGVPRVGGDAPNQPKPNKEEVEGVAAFPSPCQKLLLSSRFSHQLGGGRGFEAEGGKPPDSSLEERASRILGLPVGEVNLQDAPTQPGSPERSVLGPPASGGAGSAEGSEEVAAVPRRAGRGWARTPGPYAGALREAVSRIRRHTAPDSDSDEAAELSVHSGSSDGSDTEASGASWRNERPRPGEGGKTAELSDSIREILDVINRTEEAFFGERDTKGMPQGNREQE; from the exons atgCTGGATGGCCAGCTATTCTCCGAGGGGCCCGACAGCCCCCGGGAGCCCCAGGATGAGGAGTCTGGCAGCTGCCTCTGGGTGCAGAAATCCAAGCTGCTGGTGATCGAAGTGAAGACAATTTCCTGTCATTATAGTCGCCGCGCCCCTCCTCGACAGCCCATGGACTTCCAAGCCAGCCACTGGGCCCGTGGGCCCCAGAGCCGCAC GTGTGGGCCGCGCTCGGGATCCCCTGAACCGCCGCCCCGCCGTCCCTGGGCCTCCAGGGTGCTGCAGGAGGCGACCAACTGGCGGGCGGGGCCCCCGGCCGAGGCCCGAGCCCGggagcaagagaaaaggaaagcggCATCGCAAGAGCGGGAGGCCAAGGAGACCGAGCGAAAAAGGCGCAAGGCTGGTGGGGCCCGAAGGAGCCCCCTCGGTCGGCCCCGCCCGGAACCTCGGAACGCCCCTCGGGTGGCCCAGCCTGTAGGGCCCTCAGCTCCTTCACGACCCGAGCGCCTGGGGCTGGCGGGGCGACCGCCCCGTCCATCCGCGCAGCCTCAGAGCGACCCAGGGGCGGCGTGGGCGGGGCCCTGGGGAGGTAGGCGGTCAGGGCCCCCCAGCTACGAGGCACACCTGCTGCTAAGGGGCGCAGCCGGGACGGCCCTGCGACGACGCTGGGACCGCCCGCCACCCTACGTGGCTCCACCTTCTTACGAAGGCCCCCACAGGACCTTGGGGTCTAAGCGAGGCCCCGAGCCCTCCCAGGCGCCCGCCTCAGCAGCCTGTGCTCCGACTCCGGCCAGGACAGAGGGAGGGTTCACAAAGAAGAGGCTGGATCCTCGGATCTATCGGGACGTCCTCGGGGCTTGGGGTCTCCGACAGGGACGGGGTCTCCTGGGGGGATCCCCAGGCTGTGGAACAGCCAGGCCAAGGCTGGAGTCCGGCAAAGGGGCCGTGGAGAAAAGCCTGGGGCTGGCTAGTGCCGGCCCGAATAGTGGTAGTGACAGCCATCCCCAAGCCAAAGCTGCTGGGAGCCCAAGCTCGGAGACAGCTCCTGCGGGGTTGGCCGCTGCGACTCCCAGCCCACCGCGTCCCGCTCCCAGGTCCAGGCCCCGTCTCAAGGGCCccggggaagggaaagaaagtagGGAACAGAGCTGGCTCCCCAAATGCTGGATTCCCTCCCTTAAAAGGCAGCCACCGCGACATAGCCAGACCCTCCCCAGACCCTGGGCTCCAGGAGGCACTGGATGGAGAGAGTCCCTGGGTCATAGAGAGGGGGCAGGACCTGAGACCTTGGAGGGTTGGAAAGGGGCCCGCCGCGCCCACACCCTGCCCCGCAGCTCCCGCGGCCCTGCTCGGGGAGAAGGCGTCTTTGTCATTGACGCCACGTGCGTGGTGATACGCTCCCAGTACGTTCCAACCCCTCGAACCCAGCATGTACAGCTTCTGCCCAATGGGGTGCCGCGCGTCGGGGGGGATGCCCCTAACCAACCGAAGCCCAACAAGGAAGAGGTCGAGGGAGTCGCGGCCTTTCCCTCCCCATGCCAAAAACTGCTGTTGAGCAGTCGCTTTTCACACCAGCTCGGTGGGGGGCGAGGGTTCGAAGCTGAGGGCGGGAAGCCCCCGGACTCCTCCTTGGAGGAGCGCGCCTCCCGCATCTTGGGGCTCCCGGTTGGCGAAGTAAACCTGCAGGACGCCCCCACGCAGCCAGGTAGCCCAGAGCGCTCAGTCTTAGGCCCACCGGCTTCGGGAGGCGCGGGCAGTGCCGAGGGCTCGGAGGAAGTGGCGGCTGTCCCGCGGCGCGCGGGCCGGGGCTGGGCGCGGACCCCAGGGCCCTACGCCGGGGCCCTGCGGGAAGCCGTGTCCCGCATCCGGCGTCACACTGCCCCGGACTCGGACTCAGACGAAGCTGCGGAGCTCAGCGTCCACAGCGGCTCTTCTGATGGAAGCGACACCGAAGCCTCGGGCGCCTCCTGGCGAAATGAGCGGCCCCGGCCCGGGGAAGGCGGGAAGACGGCAGAGCTGAGCGACAGTATCCGAGAGATTCTAGATGTCATCAACCGAACCGAGGAGGCCTTCTTCGGAGAAAGGGACACTAAGGGGATGCCACAGGGAAATAGGGAGCAGGAGTGA
- the PRKAG1 gene encoding 5'-AMP-activated protein kinase subunit gamma-1 isoform X2 → METVASSDCSPALENEHSQETPESNNSVYTSFMKSHRCYDLIPTSSKLVVFDTSLQVKKAFFALVTNGVRAAPLWDSKKQSFVGMLTITDFINILHRYYKSALVQIYELEEHKIETWREVYLQDSFKPLVCISPNASLFDAVSSLIRNKIHRLPVIDPESGNTLYILTHKRILKFLKLFITEFPKPEFMSKSLEELQIGTYANIAMVRTTTPVYVALGIFVQHRVSALPVVDEKGRVVDIYSKFDVINLAAEKTYNNLDVSVTKALQHRSHYFEGVLKCYLHETLETIINRLVEAEVHRLVVVDENDVVKGIVSLSDILQALVLTGGEKP, encoded by the exons ATGGAGACG GTTGCTTCTTCAGATTGCTCCCCAGCTCTGGAAAATGAGCATTCTCAAG AGACCCCAGAATCCAACAATAGTGTGTATACTTCCTTCATGAAGTCTCATCGCTGCTATGACCTGATTCCCACAAGCTCCAAATTGGTTGTATTTGATACTTCCCTGCAG GTGAAGAAAGCTTTCTTTGCTTTGGTGACTAATGGTGTACGGGCTGCCCCTTTGTGGGATAGTAAGAAGCAAAGTTTTGTGG GCATGCTGACCATCACCGATTTCATCAATATCCTGCATCGCTACTATAAATCAGCCTTG GTACAGATCTATGAGCTGGAAGAACACAAGATAGAAACTTGGAGAG AGGTGTACCTACAGGACTCCTTCAAACCACTTGTCTGCATTTCTCCTAATGCCAG CTTGTTTGATGCTGTCTCTTCATTAATTCGAAACAAGATCCACAGGCTGCCAGTTATTGACCCAGAATCAGGCAACACCTTGTACATCCTTACCCACAAGCGTATCCTCAAGTTCCTCAAACTGTTT ATCACTGAGTTCCCCAAGCCAGAGTTCATGTCTAAGTCTCTGGAAGAGCTACAGATTGGCACCTATGCTAACATTGCTATGGTCCGCACCACCACCCCTGTCTACGTGGCTCTGGGCATCTTTGTACAACACCGAGTTTCAGCACTGCCAGTAGTAGATGAGAAAG GGCGTGTGGTGGACATCTACTCCAAGTTTGATGTTATC aatCTGGCAGCAGAAAAGACCTACAACAACTTAGATGTGTCTGTGACGAAAGCCCTCCAACATCGATCACATTACTTTGAGGGTGTCCTCAAGTGTTACCTGCATGAGACTCTGGAGACCATCATCAACAGGCTGGTGGAAGCAGAG GTTCACCGACTTGTAGTGGTAGATGAGAATGATGTGGTCAAGGGGATTGTATCACTGTCTGACATCCTGCAGGCCCTGGTGCTCACAGGAGGAGAGAAGCCCTGA
- the PRKAG1 gene encoding 5'-AMP-activated protein kinase subunit gamma-1 isoform X1 yields MGRDLSALHPSLPAPRELPKASEPSLRLLKWRRLLLQIAPQLWKMSILKLMHGRKLLTIPPYAETPESNNSVYTSFMKSHRCYDLIPTSSKLVVFDTSLQVKKAFFALVTNGVRAAPLWDSKKQSFVGMLTITDFINILHRYYKSALVQIYELEEHKIETWREVYLQDSFKPLVCISPNASLFDAVSSLIRNKIHRLPVIDPESGNTLYILTHKRILKFLKLFITEFPKPEFMSKSLEELQIGTYANIAMVRTTTPVYVALGIFVQHRVSALPVVDEKGRVVDIYSKFDVINLAAEKTYNNLDVSVTKALQHRSHYFEGVLKCYLHETLETIINRLVEAEVHRLVVVDENDVVKGIVSLSDILQALVLTGGEKP; encoded by the exons ATGGGGCGGGACCTGTccgccctccacccctccctcccggcTCCCAGAGAGCTTCCTAAAGCGAGCGAGCCCAGTCTGCGCCTCTTGAAATGGAGACG GTTGCTTCTTCAGATTGCTCCCCAGCTCTGGAAAATGAGCATTCTCAAG TTGATGCATGGAAGGAAGCTTCTAACTATCCCACCCTATGCAGAGACCCCAGAATCCAACAATAGTGTGTATACTTCCTTCATGAAGTCTCATCGCTGCTATGACCTGATTCCCACAAGCTCCAAATTGGTTGTATTTGATACTTCCCTGCAG GTGAAGAAAGCTTTCTTTGCTTTGGTGACTAATGGTGTACGGGCTGCCCCTTTGTGGGATAGTAAGAAGCAAAGTTTTGTGG GCATGCTGACCATCACCGATTTCATCAATATCCTGCATCGCTACTATAAATCAGCCTTG GTACAGATCTATGAGCTGGAAGAACACAAGATAGAAACTTGGAGAG AGGTGTACCTACAGGACTCCTTCAAACCACTTGTCTGCATTTCTCCTAATGCCAG CTTGTTTGATGCTGTCTCTTCATTAATTCGAAACAAGATCCACAGGCTGCCAGTTATTGACCCAGAATCAGGCAACACCTTGTACATCCTTACCCACAAGCGTATCCTCAAGTTCCTCAAACTGTTT ATCACTGAGTTCCCCAAGCCAGAGTTCATGTCTAAGTCTCTGGAAGAGCTACAGATTGGCACCTATGCTAACATTGCTATGGTCCGCACCACCACCCCTGTCTACGTGGCTCTGGGCATCTTTGTACAACACCGAGTTTCAGCACTGCCAGTAGTAGATGAGAAAG GGCGTGTGGTGGACATCTACTCCAAGTTTGATGTTATC aatCTGGCAGCAGAAAAGACCTACAACAACTTAGATGTGTCTGTGACGAAAGCCCTCCAACATCGATCACATTACTTTGAGGGTGTCCTCAAGTGTTACCTGCATGAGACTCTGGAGACCATCATCAACAGGCTGGTGGAAGCAGAG GTTCACCGACTTGTAGTGGTAGATGAGAATGATGTGGTCAAGGGGATTGTATCACTGTCTGACATCCTGCAGGCCCTGGTGCTCACAGGAGGAGAGAAGCCCTGA